One window of the Enterobacter huaxiensis genome contains the following:
- the envZ gene encoding two-component system sensor histidine kinase EnvZ: MRRMRFSPRSSFARTLLLIVTLLFVSLVTTYLVVLNFAILPSLQQFNKVLAYEVRMLMTDKLQLEDGTQLVVPPAFRREIYRELGISLYSSEAAEDAGLRWAQHYEFLSQQMAQQLGGPTEVRVEVNKSSPVVWLKTWLSPNIWVRVPLTEIHQGDFSPLFRYTLAIMLMAIGGAWLFIRIQNRPLVDLEHAALQVGKGIIPPPLREYGASEVRSVTRAFNHMAAGVKQLADDRTLLMAGVSHDLRTPLTRIRLATEMMGEEDGYLAESINKDIEECNAIIEQFIDYLRTGQEMPMEMADLNAVLGEVVAAESGYEREIDTDLQVGEIQVRMHPLSIKRAVANMVVNAARYGNGWIKVSSGSELNRAWFQVEDDGPGIKPEQRKHLFQPFVRGDSARSTSGTGLGLAIVQRIVDNHNGLLEIGTSERGGLSIRAWLPVPVTRGQVKES; this comes from the coding sequence ATGAGGCGAATGCGCTTCTCACCGCGAAGCTCGTTTGCCCGCACCCTGTTACTGATCGTCACCCTGCTGTTCGTCAGCCTGGTGACGACGTACCTTGTGGTGCTGAACTTTGCGATCCTGCCGAGCCTCCAGCAGTTTAACAAGGTCCTGGCCTACGAAGTGCGTATGCTGATGACCGATAAGCTGCAGCTGGAGGACGGCACGCAGCTGGTTGTCCCCCCGGCGTTTCGCCGTGAAATCTACCGCGAGCTGGGCATTTCGCTCTACTCCAGTGAAGCGGCAGAAGACGCTGGTCTGCGCTGGGCGCAGCACTATGAATTCCTGAGCCAGCAGATGGCGCAGCAGCTTGGCGGCCCGACGGAAGTCCGCGTTGAGGTCAACAAAAGCTCGCCGGTCGTCTGGCTGAAAACATGGCTGTCACCCAATATCTGGGTGCGCGTACCTCTCACTGAAATCCATCAGGGCGATTTCTCGCCGCTGTTCCGCTACACCCTTGCCATTATGCTGATGGCGATAGGGGGCGCGTGGCTGTTTATCCGTATTCAGAACCGACCGCTGGTCGACCTGGAGCACGCGGCGCTGCAGGTCGGTAAAGGGATTATCCCACCGCCGCTGCGCGAGTATGGCGCGTCGGAAGTGCGCTCGGTAACGCGCGCGTTTAACCATATGGCGGCAGGCGTGAAGCAGCTGGCGGATGACCGAACGCTGCTGATGGCGGGCGTCAGCCATGACCTGCGCACGCCCCTGACGCGCATTCGTCTGGCGACGGAGATGATGGGCGAAGAAGACGGTTACCTTGCCGAGTCCATCAACAAGGACATCGAGGAGTGTAACGCCATCATCGAGCAGTTCATCGACTACCTGCGCACCGGGCAGGAGATGCCGATGGAGATGGCCGACCTGAACGCCGTGCTGGGTGAAGTGGTCGCCGCTGAAAGCGGCTACGAGCGCGAGATTGATACCGATCTTCAGGTGGGCGAGATTCAGGTGCGTATGCACCCGCTCTCCATCAAGCGTGCGGTCGCCAACATGGTAGTCAACGCGGCGCGCTACGGTAACGGCTGGATCAAAGTCAGCAGCGGGTCTGAACTCAACCGCGCCTGGTTCCAGGTGGAAGACGACGGCCCGGGCATTAAGCCCGAGCAGCGAAAGCACCTGTTCCAGCCGTTTGTGCGCGGCGACAGCGCGCGCAGCACCAGCGGAACCGGTTTGGGCCTGGCGATTGTGCAGCGTATTGTGGATAACCATAACGGTCTGCTGGAGATTGGTACCAGCGAGCGGGGCGGGTTGAGCATTCGCGCATGGCTGCCGGTGCCGGTGACGCGGGGGCAGGTGAAAGAGAGTTAA
- the feoA gene encoding ferrous iron transporter A, with protein MQFTPDSAWKITGFTREISPAYRQKLLSLGMLPGSSFQVVRVAPLGDPVHIETRRVNLVLRKKDLALIEVEALSQ; from the coding sequence ATGCAATTCACTCCAGACAGTGCGTGGAAAATTACCGGTTTTACCCGTGAAATTAGCCCGGCCTATCGGCAGAAGCTATTGTCGCTGGGCATGCTGCCCGGCTCATCCTTCCAGGTCGTGCGCGTTGCCCCGCTAGGCGATCCTGTTCATATCGAAACCCGACGCGTGAATCTGGTCCTGCGTAAGAAAGACCTCGCGTTAATTGAAGTCGAAGCCTTATCTCAATAA
- a CDS encoding Tex family protein — MMKDSLCRIIAGDTQARAEQVEAAVRLLDEGNTVPFIARYRKEVTGGLDDTQLRNLETRLGYLRELEDRRQAILKSIGEQGKLTSDLEKAINGTLSKTELEDLYLPYKPKRRTRGQIAIEAGLEPLADLLWNEPSHDPDTEAAKFIDADKGVADIKAALDGARYILMERFSEDAALLAKVRDYLWKNAHIVSTVVAGKEEEGAKFRDYFDHHEPISTAPSHRALAMFRGRNEGVLQLSLNADPQFDEPPKESHCEQIITDHLGLRLNNAPADSWRKGVVSWTWRIKVLMHLETELMGTVRERAEDEAINVFARNLHDLLMAAPAGLRATMGLDPGLRTGVKVAVVDGTGKLVATDTIYPHTGQAAKAAVAVAALCEKYNVELVAIGNGTASRETERFYLDVQKQFPKVTAQKVIVSEAGASVYSASELAALEFPDLDVSLRGAVSIARRLQDPLAELVKIDPKSIGVGQYQHDVSQTQLARKLDAVVEDCVNAVGVDLNTASVPLLTRVAGLTRMMAQNIVSWRDENGQFQNRQQLLKVSRLGPKAFEQCAGFLRINHGDNPLDASTVHPEAYPVVERILAATQQALKELMGDSSALRNLKASDFTDEQFGVPTVTDIIKELEKPGRDPRPEFKTATFADGVETMNDLLPGMVLEGAVTNVTNFGAFVDIGVHQDGLVHISSLADKFVEDPHTVVKAGDIVKVKVLEVDLQRKRIALTMRLDEQPGETNARRGGNGGGREQQRPAAKAAKPRGRDAQPAGNSAMMDALAAAMGKKR, encoded by the coding sequence ATGATGAAAGATTCGCTCTGCCGCATTATTGCGGGTGATACTCAGGCCAGAGCCGAACAGGTAGAAGCTGCCGTTCGCCTGCTTGATGAAGGGAACACCGTGCCGTTTATTGCACGCTATCGTAAGGAAGTCACCGGTGGTCTGGATGACACGCAGCTGCGTAACCTGGAAACCCGTCTGGGTTACCTGCGCGAGCTGGAAGACCGACGTCAGGCGATCCTCAAATCCATTGGCGAACAGGGCAAGCTCACCAGCGACCTGGAAAAAGCCATTAACGGCACCCTGAGCAAAACCGAACTCGAAGATCTCTATCTGCCGTACAAGCCGAAGCGCCGCACGCGCGGGCAGATTGCGATTGAAGCAGGCCTTGAGCCGCTGGCCGACCTGCTGTGGAACGAGCCTTCTCACGACCCGGACACCGAAGCCGCCAAATTTATCGACGCCGATAAAGGCGTGGCGGACATCAAAGCTGCCCTCGACGGCGCGCGCTACATCCTGATGGAGCGCTTCTCTGAAGACGCCGCCCTGCTCGCGAAGGTACGTGACTATCTGTGGAAGAATGCCCACATCGTCTCTACCGTGGTGGCAGGCAAAGAGGAAGAAGGCGCGAAATTCCGCGACTACTTCGATCACCACGAACCGATTTCTACCGCGCCGTCTCACCGCGCGCTGGCGATGTTCCGCGGCCGCAACGAAGGCGTGCTGCAGCTCTCCCTGAATGCCGACCCTCAGTTTGACGAGCCGCCGAAAGAGAGCCACTGCGAGCAGATCATCACCGATCACCTCGGCCTGCGCCTGAACAACGCCCCGGCGGACAGCTGGCGCAAAGGCGTGGTGAGCTGGACCTGGCGCATCAAGGTACTGATGCACCTCGAAACCGAGCTGATGGGCACCGTGCGCGAGCGCGCCGAAGACGAAGCGATCAATGTGTTTGCCCGTAACCTGCACGACCTGCTGATGGCCGCCCCTGCCGGCCTGCGCGCGACCATGGGCCTCGATCCGGGCCTGCGTACCGGCGTGAAGGTGGCGGTGGTTGACGGCACCGGCAAGCTTGTGGCCACCGACACCATTTACCCGCACACCGGTCAGGCAGCGAAAGCCGCCGTCGCGGTGGCGGCGCTGTGCGAGAAGTACAACGTCGAGCTGGTCGCCATCGGCAACGGTACGGCCTCACGTGAAACCGAGCGTTTCTATCTCGACGTGCAGAAGCAGTTCCCGAAAGTGACGGCGCAGAAAGTGATCGTCAGCGAAGCGGGCGCATCCGTTTATTCCGCGTCCGAACTGGCGGCGCTGGAGTTCCCGGACCTGGACGTTTCCCTGCGCGGCGCGGTCTCTATCGCACGCCGCCTGCAGGATCCGCTGGCGGAGCTGGTGAAAATCGACCCGAAATCCATTGGCGTGGGCCAGTATCAGCACGACGTGAGCCAGACGCAGCTGGCGCGCAAGCTGGATGCGGTGGTGGAAGACTGCGTAAACGCCGTTGGCGTGGATCTGAACACCGCCTCCGTTCCGCTGCTGACCCGCGTGGCGGGCTTAACCCGCATGATGGCGCAGAACATCGTCTCCTGGCGCGATGAGAACGGCCAGTTCCAGAACCGTCAGCAGCTGCTGAAGGTGAGCCGTCTGGGACCAAAAGCTTTTGAACAGTGCGCGGGCTTCCTGCGTATCAACCACGGCGATAACCCACTCGATGCCTCTACCGTTCACCCGGAAGCCTATCCGGTGGTGGAGCGCATTCTGGCCGCCACCCAGCAGGCGCTGAAAGAGCTGATGGGCGACAGCAGCGCGCTGCGTAACCTGAAAGCGTCAGATTTCACCGACGAGCAGTTTGGCGTGCCGACGGTTACCGACATCATCAAAGAGCTGGAAAAACCGGGCCGCGATCCGCGTCCTGAGTTCAAAACCGCGACCTTTGCCGACGGCGTGGAGACCATGAACGACCTGCTGCCGGGCATGGTGCTGGAAGGCGCAGTTACTAACGTCACCAACTTTGGTGCCTTTGTGGATATCGGCGTGCATCAGGACGGTCTGGTGCATATCTCCTCCCTGGCCGACAAGTTCGTTGAAGACCCGCACACCGTGGTCAAGGCGGGCGACATTGTGAAGGTGAAAGTGCTGGAAGTGGACCTGCAGCGGAAGCGTATCGCCCTGACCATGCGCCTGGACGAGCAGCCGGGTGAAACCAACGCGCGCCGCGGCGGCAACGGCGGCGGTCGCGAGCAGCAGCGTCCTGCGGCTAAAGCCGCGAAGCCGCGCGGGCGTGACGCTCAGCCTGCAGGCAACAGCGCGATGATGGATGCGCTGGCGGCGGCAATGGGTAAGAAACGCTAA
- the pckA gene encoding phosphoenolpyruvate carboxykinase (ATP), which produces MRVTGLTPQDLKAYGIHDVQEVVYNPDYDTLYQEELNPALEGYERGVLTNLGAIAVDTGIFTGRSPKDKYIVRDETTRDTLWWADKGKGKNDNKPLSPETWQHLKGLVTHQLSGKRLFIVDAFCGANADTRLSVRFITEVAWQAHFVKNMFIRPTDEELQDFTPDFIVMNGAKCTNPQWKEQGLNSENFIAFNLTERIQLIGGTWYGGEMKKGMFSVMNYLLPLRGIASMHCSANVGEKGDVAVFFGLSGTGKTTLSTDPKRRLIGDDEHGWDDDGVFNFEGGCYAKTIRLSEEAEPDIFHAIRRDALLENVTVRADGSIDFDDASKTENTRVSYPIYHIDNIVKPVSKAGHATKVIFLTADAFGVLPPVSRLTASQTQYHFLSGFTAKLAGTERGVTEPTPTFSACFGAAFLSLHPTQYAEVLVKRMQASGAQAYLVNTGWNGTGKRISIKDTRAIIDAILDGSLDDAETFTLPMFDLAIPTSLPGVDTHILDPRNTYGSPEQWREKAESLAKLFIENFEKYTDTPAGAALVSAGPR; this is translated from the coding sequence ATGCGTGTTACTGGTTTAACCCCGCAAGATCTCAAGGCTTATGGTATTCACGACGTCCAGGAAGTCGTCTACAACCCCGATTACGATACGCTGTATCAGGAAGAGCTCAATCCAGCACTGGAAGGATACGAGCGAGGTGTGTTGACGAACCTTGGTGCTATCGCCGTCGATACCGGTATTTTTACCGGTCGTTCGCCGAAAGATAAGTATATCGTCCGAGACGAAACCACCCGCGATACGCTGTGGTGGGCTGATAAGGGCAAAGGGAAGAACGACAACAAACCGCTCTCCCCGGAGACCTGGCAGCATCTGAAAGGGCTCGTCACTCACCAACTCTCCGGCAAGCGTCTGTTCATTGTTGATGCTTTCTGCGGCGCTAACGCCGACACACGACTTTCCGTCCGTTTTATTACCGAAGTGGCCTGGCAGGCGCATTTCGTGAAGAACATGTTTATTCGTCCAACCGACGAAGAGCTGCAGGATTTCACCCCGGATTTCATCGTGATGAACGGTGCGAAATGCACTAACCCACAGTGGAAAGAGCAGGGCCTGAACTCTGAGAACTTCATCGCCTTCAACCTGACCGAGCGTATCCAGCTGATTGGCGGCACCTGGTACGGCGGCGAGATGAAGAAAGGGATGTTCTCGGTCATGAACTACCTGCTGCCGCTGCGCGGTATCGCCTCGATGCACTGCTCGGCGAACGTCGGTGAAAAAGGCGACGTGGCGGTCTTCTTCGGCCTGTCCGGCACCGGTAAAACCACCCTTTCAACCGACCCAAAACGCCGCCTGATTGGCGATGACGAGCACGGCTGGGACGACGACGGCGTGTTTAACTTCGAGGGCGGCTGCTACGCGAAGACCATTCGCCTGTCTGAAGAGGCGGAGCCGGACATCTTCCACGCGATCCGCCGCGATGCGCTGCTGGAAAACGTCACCGTACGTGCCGACGGCTCCATCGATTTCGATGATGCCTCGAAAACCGAAAACACCCGCGTCTCTTACCCGATCTACCACATCGACAACATCGTGAAGCCGGTGTCGAAAGCGGGCCATGCCACGAAGGTGATTTTCCTGACCGCGGACGCGTTTGGCGTGCTGCCGCCGGTTTCTCGCCTGACGGCAAGCCAGACGCAGTACCACTTCCTCTCCGGCTTCACCGCCAAGCTGGCCGGTACCGAGCGCGGCGTGACGGAGCCTACCCCAACCTTCTCCGCCTGCTTCGGCGCGGCGTTCCTGTCGCTGCACCCGACGCAGTACGCGGAAGTGCTGGTAAAACGCATGCAGGCCTCCGGCGCGCAGGCGTACCTGGTCAACACCGGCTGGAACGGCACCGGCAAACGCATTTCCATCAAGGATACCCGCGCCATTATCGACGCGATTCTGGATGGTTCTCTGGACGACGCCGAAACCTTCACCCTGCCGATGTTCGACCTGGCGATCCCAACGTCGCTGCCTGGCGTGGATACGCATATCCTCGACCCGCGCAATACGTACGGTTCACCGGAGCAGTGGCGTGAGAAGGCGGAATCGCTGGCGAAGCTGTTTATTGAGAACTTCGAGAAGTACACCGACACCCCGGCGGGTGCTGCGCTGGTGAGCGCGGGGCCAAGGTAA
- the ompR gene encoding osmolarity response regulator transcription factor OmpR: MQENYKILVVDDDMRLRALLERYLTEQGFQVRSVANAEQMDRLLTRESFHLMVLDLMLPGEDGLSICRRLRSQSNPMPIIMVTAKGEEVDRIVGLEIGADDYIPKPFNPRELLARIRAVLRRQANELPGAPSQEEAVIAFGKFKLNLGTREMFREDEPMPLTSGEFAVLKALVSHPREPLSRDKLMNLARGREYSAMERSIDVQISRLRRMVEEDPAHPRYIQTVWGLGYVFVPDGSKA; the protein is encoded by the coding sequence ATGCAAGAGAACTACAAAATTCTGGTCGTGGATGACGACATGCGCCTGCGTGCGCTGCTTGAGCGTTATCTGACCGAGCAGGGCTTCCAGGTTCGTAGCGTCGCGAACGCTGAGCAGATGGACCGTCTGCTGACCCGTGAATCTTTCCACCTGATGGTGCTCGATCTGATGCTGCCGGGCGAAGACGGGCTTTCTATCTGCCGCCGTCTGCGCAGCCAGAGCAACCCGATGCCGATCATTATGGTGACGGCGAAGGGCGAAGAGGTTGACCGTATCGTGGGCCTCGAAATTGGCGCTGACGACTACATTCCAAAACCGTTTAACCCGCGCGAGCTGCTGGCGCGCATTCGCGCCGTGCTGCGCCGTCAGGCGAACGAACTGCCGGGCGCACCGTCCCAGGAAGAGGCGGTGATTGCCTTCGGTAAGTTCAAGCTGAACCTCGGCACCCGTGAGATGTTCCGTGAAGATGAACCAATGCCGCTCACCAGCGGCGAGTTCGCGGTACTGAAAGCGCTGGTCAGCCACCCGCGTGAACCGCTCTCCCGCGACAAGCTGATGAACCTGGCGCGCGGTCGCGAATACTCCGCAATGGAACGCTCCATCGACGTGCAGATCTCTCGTCTGCGCCGCATGGTGGAAGAAGATCCGGCGCATCCTCGTTATATTCAGACCGTGTGGGGTCTGGGCTACGTATTCGTCCCGGACGGTTCTAAAGCATGA
- the greB gene encoding transcription elongation factor GreB, translating to MKTPLITREGYEKLKKEMDYLWREERPEVTKKVTWAASLGDRSENADYQYNKKRLREIDRRVRYLTKCLEHLKIVDYSPQQEGKVFFGAWVEIENDDGNTLRFRIVGYDEIFGRKDYISIDSPMARALLKKEVGDLAVVQTPSGEASWYVNEIEYVK from the coding sequence ATGAAAACGCCCCTGATCACCCGCGAAGGGTACGAAAAACTCAAAAAAGAGATGGATTACCTGTGGCGCGAAGAGCGACCTGAGGTGACCAAAAAGGTCACCTGGGCGGCAAGCCTGGGCGATCGCAGCGAGAACGCTGACTACCAGTACAACAAAAAACGCCTGCGCGAAATCGACCGCCGGGTGCGCTACCTGACCAAGTGTCTTGAGCACCTGAAAATTGTCGATTACTCCCCTCAGCAGGAGGGCAAAGTCTTTTTCGGCGCCTGGGTGGAGATTGAAAACGACGACGGCAATACCCTGCGCTTTCGCATTGTCGGCTACGATGAAATTTTTGGTCGTAAGGATTACATCTCCATCGACTCGCCAATGGCCCGCGCGCTGCTGAAGAAGGAAGTGGGTGACCTTGCCGTCGTGCAGACCCCGTCCGGCGAAGCCAGCTGGTACGTGAACGAAATCGAGTACGTTAAATAG